Genomic DNA from Clostridium sp. BJN0013:
CTTGTTAAGGTTCAACTTTAAGGGCTTTTAATACTTTACCATCCACATATATTTAAATACAATCCTTGTTAAGGTTCAACATAAAATTAATAAAGCATAGAAGGGGGATTGCAAAATTTAAATACAATCCTTGTTAAGGTTCAACAATTTATCTCTTGCAAAAGAGGTCGTCGCGGTTAATTATTTAAATACAATTCTTGTTAAGGTTCAACAATTTATCTCTTGCAAAAGAGGTCGTCGCGGTTAATTATTTAAATACAATTCTTGTTAAGGTTCAACCAATGTAAAATAACCATTTCTTATTTCTATTATATTACTTAAAGGCGTATAAATAAAGACTTCCATTGAAATTGTTCCAACCATTTTTTATTTTTTAAAATTAATACAAAAAAACAGCCTGGACCATTGCAAAATGAACGATTCACACTGCTTTTATTTACTTATGAGGTTGGAAAAATAAAAAATTTACATTTTAACTACAGGAAAATATATTTCTGTAATAAAATCTTGTGGATTGTGCCCCTCTTCAGGCCCTTTTATATATTTTTCAAAAGGTGGTCTTGAGATTTTATATTTATTATGCTTTACCCATTCCATCATGGCTCCATAAGCCTGAGAAATCTCACTATAAGGTCCTATAAAAGTGGTATAGGCATGTAATCCTCCTTCCAATACTCTGGTGTTGATGCTGTCAGAATTAAATTCTTTATCTACAGGTATACATACTTCTACATCTGCATTATCATGATTAAAGTCTTCCTCTTCATTTTGTAGATAATAAATAGACATTATATTACCTGTAGGCTTTAATCCATTTTTATATACATTTTCATATACCTTTCCTATTAAACCTCCTATATAATCCATAGAAATATTATCTCTTATACTTAAAACATTAAGAGGTTCTTGATCCTTTAAAATGATATTAAATTTTCTATTTTCCTCCATAATATCTTCTCCTTTTACTAATTTTTCAAATTCATATTTCATTTGATTTAATATAAATTCATTATAATTAAGTTCTTCTGTTAAACTCTTGATTTTAATTTCCATAAGTCTTTTTAGTTCTTCTAAATCATTTTCAAACAAGATGCTTTTTATTTCTTCAAGAAAAAAACCATAGGATTTTAACTTATTAATAACTATAACATGTTTTATTTGCTTTAAATCATAATATCTATATCCATTGTCGGCATTTACATACTCCGGTTTTAGCAATCCAATTTTATCATAGTGTCTTAAAACTTTTGATGATAACTTTGCAA
This window encodes:
- a CDS encoding GyrI-like domain-containing protein encodes the protein MYTIGQFSKIAKLSSKVLRHYDKIGLLKPEYVNADNGYRYYDLKQIKHVIVINKLKSYGFFLEEIKSILFENDLEELKRLMEIKIKSLTEELNYNEFILNQMKYEFEKLVKGEDIMEENRKFNIILKDQEPLNVLSIRDNISMDYIGGLIGKVYENVYKNGLKPTGNIMSIYYLQNEEEDFNHDNADVEVCIPVDKEFNSDSINTRVLEGGLHAYTTFIGPYSEISQAYGAMMEWVKHNKYKISRPPFEKYIKGPEEGHNPQDFITEIYFPVVKM